Genomic segment of Natronoarchaeum philippinense:
CACAACCTCGGCGCGGTCCGGCACGTCGGCGACGGGATCGCCGAAGTGACGCCGATGGCGACGGCCTACGCTGGCCGATCGACGCCGATGGACGAGACCACGTGGTCCGGGCGGGGCTGTCGTGATCCGGACGCGTTCTACAGACACGACGGCGTCGACGGCGTCGACGAGTGGCGTCACACCACCGAGCTCAGTGAGGGGACCCTCGATGCCGCCGCGCGGTACGTCGAACACCAACTTACTGGGGACTGAACCGACCGGCGTCACAGCACACTACGTCACCGGCCACGGCGACGCCGAACCGGCCCGCTTAACTGCCGCCCGACGCCACTGACAGGCGTGCGCGAGTTCTCGGCAGACTACCTCAGCGAAACCCGGGAGGGGATGTGGGACGACTCCCGAGAGGCGCTGGCACCGCTCGATCTCGACCGCTGGGACTCGGTGCTCGACGTTGGCTGTGGAACCGGCGAACTCTCGGCGGTGCTGTCCGAGGAGACCGGCGGCGAGGTGGTCGGCGTCGACGCCGATCCGTCGCTGCTCGACGTGGCCGGCGAGCGCGTCCCGACGGCGGCCGGCGACGCGACGCGGCTTCCGTTCGCCGATGATTCGTTCGATCTGGTGGTCTGTCAGGCCCTGCTGATCAACCTGCCCGATCCCGCCGCCGCAGTCCGGGAGTTCGCCCGCGTCGCCCGCCACCGCGTCGCGGCGGTCGAACCGGACAACGGCGCCGTCACCGTCGAATCCAGCGTCGACGCCGAATCCGGACTGGCCGACCGAGCGCGGCGGGCCTACCTCGACGGCGTCGGCACCGACGTGACTCTGGGCGGCGCCGGCACCCGCGCGGCGTTCGAGGACGCCGGAATCGAGGACTCGACGACGCGCCGGTACGACCACGTACAGTCCGTCGAGCCGCCCTACTCCGAGCGCGACATCGACGCCGCCAAGCGCAAGGCCACGGGCGAGGGGCTGGCCGACGATCTCCCGACGATGCTGGCTGGGGATCTCACCGAGGCAGAGTACGACGACCTTCGGAGCCGGTGGCGCGAGATGGGCCGCGAGGTCGTCGGGCAGATGGCCGACGGCGAGTACCGCCGCCGCGAGACGGTTCCCTTTTTCGTCACTGTTGGGTCGGTCGAGCAATCGGGCTGACGGCCACCCGCCGCGCGGCGGCGGTGTGCCTGCCGCACCACACTTTATTATCGGCCGCCGAGATGCCAACAGCGATGACCGGAACCGTCTACGCGATTCTCGGGGGGAAAGACGACGTGGGGGCGACCGCGACGGCCGTCGCGCTGGGAACCTCGCTGGCCGAGCAAGCTCGTCGCGTCGCCGTGATCGACGCCGACTTTGCAGGTGACGGCGTCGGTGCGACGCTCGGCCTCGGTGACGCCGACGCGACGCTGGGGGACGTGGTCGGCGGCGACGCCGACCTCGACGACGCGCTGGTCGAGACGGCCCACGGCCTGCAGGTGCTGCCCGGTGACGACGCCGTGCCGCACCCGACCGACGTTCGCTCGCACGCGCTCGTCCGGGCGGCTGACCGCGTCCGCGAGCGCTTCGATATCGTGCTGGTCGATTTGGGTACCACCGCGGGCACCGCCGCCGCGTTCGCACTCGAACGGGTCGACGGCGTGGTGCTCACCACCACTCCCGCGAACGACGCCATCGCCGCGGTCGCCGACGCCGCGACGGTCGCGCGCTATCACGGCGCCGACGTGCTCGGGACGGCGTTCACGAAGGTCCCCGACGGCACCGAGATCGACCACCGAGCGGCGGCCGACGCGCTCGACTCGGACGTGCTCGCGCTCGTGCCAGAGGACGGCGCCGTGCGCGAGAGCGCCGACGCTGGCACCTCCTTGCTCCGTCACGATCCCGATAGTCCGGCGGCGATGGTGTACTGGCAGCTTGCGGAGCGACTCGCCGCCGGCGACTTCGACGGCGAGCCGGTCGCCTACGAGCAACCGGGCGCATCCGACGCGACGGACCCCGGCGTGGCCGACGAGACTGGCGCCAACGGCTCCGATTCGACCGCCCGGCAGGACGCCGCGGCGGAATCGGCGTCCGAGAGCGCCGAGCAAACTGTCGGTAGTGGGACTGACGAGAGTCCGGATTCGGAGCCAAGCGAGACGCCGGTCGACGAGGAGTCCCCCGCCACGGCGGCCGCGGCAGACGAGGACGCCGGCGAGGAGCCGGTCGCTGCTGTGGCGCCGGACGGCGTCGCCGAAGAAGAGCCTACGACGGGTGACGACGACGGCGACGAGACGCCAGATGACGCCGATGGTGACGACGCCGGCGACGACACAGCGCCCGACGGTATCGACTCCGACGGAACAGCTGACGACGCCACGGCGGCGACGGCCGAAGCAGACAACACGACAGCAAACGAGTTCTCGTGGGACGACGGGTCGGCGTCGAGCAGCGACGACGGCGACGGATCCCCAGCCGAGAGCAACCTACAGGGGAGCGAGGAGGGCGCTGAGGCTGCCGATTCCGAGCACGTAGACGACGGTCGGCGTCCTGACGGGACCGATCAAGAAAACGAACACACCGGTGATAACGACCCGACGCAGGCCGAGGACGCCGCCGAGGAACAGACCGACGACGATGAGATGGAAGCCGCGTTCAAGGCGACGATGGACAAGGTGCGCGAGCAGCGCGAGGAGGAGTCGGACGACAAAGAGGACACCGACGACGAGGACGACAGCGGCGGCATGTTCGGCATCGGCGGCTGACCCGCCGGCTCAGACTACGTCGCCGCGAACCGTCGCCCCCTCTTGCTCGGCGCGCCACTCGTGGAGGGTCTGGGCGGCGTCTTCGGCGTCGTCCTCGTCCAAGCCGAGCATCTCCAGCGATTCCGAGAGCGTCGGGAACGGCAGTTCGCTCTCGCGGAGCTTTCGCATCGCCTCGTCGCTTCGGGTCCCCTCGGCCCAGAGGCAGGCCGCCCGCGGATCGAGCAGCTTCTCCCAGTCTTCCCGTGCTTTGGCGCCTTCGAGACGGCGGGTGACGTTGTCGTCGAAACTGGCGTTACAGACCTCCAGATGGATCGGCTCGCCGTCGTCGAGCAGGTGGGCCGCGAGGCACTTCTCGGGGGCGGCGTGGCCGTTGGCGTTGGCCCGGAGGTGCTCGGGGTGCTCTTCGGCCCACTCGGCGCGGACGCTCTTGCCGACGCCCTCGATCCCGTGGGAGTCGACGAACTCCTCGGAGCGGTCGGCATCGCCCCCAAAGAGGACATCTTTGGCGAGGTACACGTCCAGCCGGTCGATCGGATCGAGGCCGAGCGCCACGTCGCCGTACACCCAGACCTCCCGGACTGGCACCGGCATCTGCTCGTTCTCGACGGCGTCGACGATCTCGGCGGCGCGGTCTAACGCCTCGCTCCTGTCCATGCGCGCCGATAACCGTCGCGGCGCAAAAACGGGTTCGGTCGCGGCGACGCCGCTGGCCGGCAGTCTGTCGCGGCGCCGAGCACCGTGCCGGCGCCGACACGCCTTTCCTCGCGGGTGCCTAACTCCCGACCATGTCTCAGGAATCCGCCGACGACCTGCCCGAGAGCGACGAGGAGTGGCGCGAGCGCCTCGACGACGAGGAGTACCGCATCCTGCGCGAAGCCGGCACCGAGCCGAAATTCAGCGGCGATCTGCTCGATGTCAAAGACGACGGCTCCTTCGAGTGTGCCGGCTGTGGCCAGACGCTGTTCGACTCCGATACCAAATTCAACTCCAACAGCGGGTGGCCGAGTTTCTACGATGTCGCCGACGAGGACAGCGTCGAGACGCGCCACGACGACAGCCACGGGATGAGTCGGACGGAAGTGATCTGCTCGCGCTGTGGCGGTCACCTCGGTCACGTCTTTTCGGACGGTCCCGAGCCGACCGGCCAGCGCTACTGCATCAACTCCGCCGCGCTGGAGTTCGACCCCGAAGAGAGCGATAGCTAACGGCGTCGCGCCGCCGGCCGTTCCGACGGACGCCGACGCGTCGCAGCCGATCAGCGAGCGGCGATCACTCCTCGTCTTCTTCGCGCTCGTCTAAGAACACGTGTGCGTCCTCGAGAATCTCGCGAGGGCCGTCCTGCGTGATCGTGTTGATCGCTTGCTCGTAGTCTCGCCACTGGAGGTCCCGGTGTTCGTGGGACAACTCCGCGCTGGCCTCGAACGATTTGGCCACGAACAGGTGGACCGTCTTGTGGATCGTCTTACCATTCGCCTCGAATACGTAGTCGTAGTCCTTGCGGAAGCCGTCGAGCAGTCGGAAATCGGAGATTCCCGCCTCCTCGGTGACCTCTCGGATGGCCGTCTGCTGGAGTTCCTCGTCACCCTCCACGCCGCCTTTGGGGAACTCCCAGTCCCCGGGGCGGCTCTTGAGGAGGAGGTACTCCCGGCGGCCGCGCGTATCCCGAAAGAGGATCGCGCCCGCGCTCGTCGCTTCAACCGTCATTAGCCGTACGTAATCGGCCATGCGTTAAGTGAATATCGGACGCGGGACCGCTCGCGGGGCGATTCGGTGCGGTCGACGACACCGCGACACACGGGAGTCGGTGGGGTCACCCCATCCCCGTTTCGTCCGGTCGGACGGAACAATCACTCACCGTGATAACGGGTCACAGGCGTCTCGCGGCCGATAGGCGGGATTTTTAGTCCCGGAGCGTCGAAGAGTAGGCTACTATGACCTTCGTCACGAAACTCCGACTCCAGAGCGGGGACCGGGCCGTGCTCGACAACGAAGTCGAGGACATCAAATCGACCGCCGAACGCAAGGGCGCCGAACTCCGCGGACCGCACTCCAAGACCACCCAGCGGATGCAGGTTCCCCTCTCGAAGGACACGACCGGCGACGGCCATCTGGGCTCGTGGGACTACACCGTCTACAGCCGCGAGGTCGAGATCGTGGGTCACGACGAGCTGGCGCGCCGAATCGCGGCCCGCGAGTTCCCCGACCCGATCCACGTCGAGGTCGAGGTCGAGCAGATCACCCAAGTCGGCTCGGGCGCGTAACGACGCTTCTGCGATCCTTTCTCACGCACTTGCGGCGATCCGGAACAGGCCGCCACCGTCCCGTCCGGTGCCGAGTGCGTACACCTCGCCCTCGTATCGCTCGAACGCGAGGAGATACTGGAGTCGGTCGCCCTCACTGATCTCGACGACGCCGGTCGGCCACTGGTCGGCGTCCGACGGCGTCGCGGCGAACAGCCGCCCCTGTGCCTGAAAGTCGCCGAAGACGTAGACGCCCTGTAGCTCCGGCACCGCCGAGCCTCGGTAGACGGCGCCGCCGATCACCGCGGCGCCGCTGACGGGCGCCCCCGAGTGGGGATACTCGACGATCGGATCGAGGAAGGGCTCGCCGCCCCGAACGTCCTCGGGCGTCCCGTCGGGACACTCCTCGGCCCGGAAGCAGTGGGTGCCTTCCTTGACGTTCCAGCCGTAGTTGCCGCCCTTCTCGACGAGGTTCACCTCCTCGTAGCGGTTGTGCCCGACATCGGCGACGTACAGGTCGTCGCCGTCGAAGGAGAGCCGCCACGGGTTGCGAAAACCCCACGCGTAGTACTCCTCGCGGCCCGCGCGCCCGACCAGCGGGTTGTCCTCGGGAACCCCGTACGCGCCCGCTCCGCCGGCGTCCACGTCGATCCGCAGGAGGCAGCCGAGGTAGTTGTCGCTGACGTTCTGTGCGGCCTCGCCGCCGCCGCTGGTGCCGTTTGGGACGTAGAGCAGTCCTTCCGGTCCGAACGCTAGATCGCCGGCGTTGTGCACCGGGCCGGGCTGTGGCAACTCCAAGATCGTGCGTTCGGAGCCCGGTTCGACGCTCCGTCCGTCCGCAGCCGCCCGAAACTCAGCGAGGACGCCGGTGTGGCTGTAGTCGGCGGGCGTCCCCTCGCGGACCGGCGCGCTGTACCGGACGAACAGCCGCCGGTTCTGGGCGAACTCGGGGTGGAGCGTGAGCCCGAGCAGGCCGCGCTCGCCGCCGGTCACGATCGACTCGCGCAGGTCGAGAAACGGCGTCTCGCGCAGGCCGTCGGCCTCGTGGACGTACACGACGCCGTCGCGCTCGACGACGTACCGGCGATCGGCGTCGGGCGCGAACGCGGCGTCGACCGGCTGTTCCAACCCGGTGACGATCGGTTCGACGCCGACCGCATTCGGCAACTGCGCGTCTGTATTTTGGCTGCCGTCGTCAGCGCCGTCGCCGTCGGACGGGCCGCCGGTCTGCTGGGCTGCACAGCCGGCGCCCCCCACTGCTCCCGCGGCGACGCCGATCGCAAGGAACCGTCTGCGGCTCGCTCGTGGTCGCATGGTCGACCGTACCACGACCCGACTGAAATACGTCGGACCGTGCTGGCTCGTCGGCTGTGGCTCGACGGCGGCGTTCCGCAGTGAATCTCCGGCGATGTTTCGTGGTCGACGCCGTTCGGCTCCGGCGTCCCGGGGTGGCTTCAAGTGCTCGCCGCGCTACGAATCGGGTATGAGCACGCTTTCCGAGCGCGATCGGTTGGTCGAGTTGCGACGTGATCTCCACCGCAGGCCCGAGCCCGCGTGGTGCGAGTTCTACACGACCGCCCGCATCGTCGAAGAGATCGAACGGATCGGCGTCGACGACCTGTACGTCGGTCCCGACGCTATCGACGCCGACAGCCGAAGCGCCGTCCCCGACGACGCCGAACTGGAGCGGTGGCACGCCCAAGCCGAGGCCGCCCTCGCCGAGCGCGAGGGAAGCGACCCCTCGATCCTCGACCAGCTACGCGGCGGCACCACCGGCGCCGTCGCCGTTCTGGAGCGCGGCGAGGGGCCGACGATCGGTCTCCGGGTCGATATCGACGCCCTGCCCCGCGAGGAAGCCGACGGCGCCGACCACCACCCCGCCGCCGAGGGGTTCCGGTCGATCCACGACGCGATGCACGCCTGCGGTCACGACGCCCACGCGACGATCGGCCTCGGCGTCCTCGAACGGATCGCCGACAGCGACTTCTCGGGGACGTTCAAGCTGTTCTTCCAGCCCGCCGAGGAGGTGATCGGCGGCGGCAAGGCGATGGCAAACAGCGGCCACCTCGACGACGTGGACTATCTGCTGGCGATGCACATCGGTCTCGACCATCCCACCGGCGAGATCGTCGCCGGCATCGACGACTTTCTCGCGGTCTCGCACCTGACCGCCGAGTTCCGCGGCGAGTCGGCCCACGCCGGCGCCAACCCCGAACGGGGCCGGAACGCCAACCAAGCGCTCGCGGCGGCCGTCCAGAATCTCTACGCGATCCCGCGCCACGCCGACGGCGGGACCCGAGTGAACGCCGGCCGGATCGAGGGCGGCAGTGCCTCGAATATCATCGCAGAGCGCGCGACCATCGAGGGCGAGGTCCGCGGCGAGACCTCCGAACTGCGGGACTACGTGATCGCCGAAGCCGAGCGCGTGATCGAGAACGCCGCCGGAATGTACGACTGCGAGTCCGAACTCCACGTCGGGCCGAGCGCACCCAGCGCCGAGAGCGATCAGGCGCTCGTCGACGCCGTCGCCGCGGTCGCACCGGGCGTCGCCGGCGTCGAACAGGTCGTCGAGCGCGCGCCGCTGGGCGGCAGCGAGGACGCCACGTATCTCATGCGCGAAGTCCAAGAAAACGGCGGGCTGGCGGCCTACGTCGGCGTCGGAACGGACCATCCGGGCGGCCACCACACCGCGACGTTCGACGTCGACGAGGAGAGTTTGCAGATCGGCGTCGACGTGCTGGCCGACGCCGTCGAGCGGATCGCCGAGACCTAGTCCTCGACGACGATCCAGCCCCGCATCCCCGCCCCCTCGTGTGGCTCGCACACGTACTCGTAGGTGCCTAGCGTCTCGAAGGTGAACTCGTAGCTGTGGCCGTCGTCGTAGAGGTCCTCCTCGCCGGCCCAGTCCGCGGCATCCGGTTGTTCGACCGGGACGACGTTGTGGAGGTCCGACTGCCAGAGCCATCGCACCGTCGTCCCCGGCGTGATTCGGACGGCGTCGGGCTCGAAGACGAACTCGCCGCTCGGCCCGACTTCGACGGTGCCGCGATCTTCGCCGGTCCAGTCGACGGGCTCGGGCATCGTCGGCGTCTCGTCGCCCGTCGTGTCGTTGCCGGCATCGGTCGCGTTCTCGGTGCCGTCGTCGTCGGACTCGTTGACGGGTGCGGCTTCGTTGTTCTCGGGATCGTCGGTGTCGTCGGTGCTGCCGGAACAGCCCGCGAGCGCGACGAGACCGACCGATCCCGCCGCGGTCAGCACTCGCCGACGGGAGGAACTGCGTTGCATGTTCGTGCCAGTTGACGCGCCCGCGATAAAAAGAAACCTGTCGGGCTGACGCCGTGCTCAGTACTCTGTCGGGCTGGCGCCGTGCTCAGTACTCTGTCGGGCTGGCGCCGTGCTCAGTACTTCGGATCGGCGCCGGTCGTCTCGTAGACCCGGTCCATCAGGTCGTCGCGGCGGGACTGCCACGCCGGGAACCCCTCGGGGCTGGAGGGGTAGGACTCGTAGTGGTCGAGGATGGCGTCGGCGCGCTGTTTCGTCTGGTAGAGGTTGTAGATGTCGCCCCAGTGGCCGAAGCTCTTGATCGCGGTCTTGAGGACCACCGACGGCGAGAGCGAGGTCGAGCCGGCGTACAGCGACTCGGCGATCTTCTCGCCGGGCAGGGCCGCCAGCAGGCTCATCATCTCGTCGGTGTCGACGGCCGTCGAGAGGATGTTGTACACGTCCAGCGCGGCGTATCTGGCGCCGAAGTGGTCCATCACGCGCTCGTTGTACTCCCAGAGCGCTTCCTCGGTGGGGCCGCCGTTGGCGAGCGCGTCGATCGCGGTTTCGGCGGCGTACTGACCGGCGTAGGCCGCGCCGGCGATGCCGCCGCCGGTGGTGGGGTTGACGTGGCCAGCGGCGTCGCCGACCGCGACGAAACCGGGCGCCACCGCGGAGTCGTAGGGACGCCGCGTCGGCAGTGCCGCGCCGAGTTTGTCCTCGACTTCGGCGCCCTCGAACTCCTCGCGCTCGCGCAAATCCTCCTTGAGGTCGTCGACGAGCTGCATCGGCTCCTCGGTCATCTGGAAGCCCAGCCCGGCGTTGATCTCGGTGTCGGTCCGCGGGAAGTACCACAGGTACCCGGCAGCGCGCTCGGTGGGCTTGAACACCAAGGCGTCGTCCCACTCGACGGGTTCGTCGACGTGGACGATCTCGCGGTAGGCCGAGCAGAACTGCGAGTAGTTGACGTTCTGGTCGAACGTGGCGCCGTCGAGGTCGGCCTTGTCCTGCAGAATCGACAGCGCGCCGGCGGCGTCGACGACGATCTCGGCCTCGTAGGTGACGGGATCGCCCTTGCGGACCGCATCGACGCCGGTGACGCGCCCGTCGTCGTCCTGATTGACATCCTTGACGACGGTGTCGTAGTGGAACTCCGCGCCGGCGTCCTCGGCGCCCTCGATGACGAGCCGTCCGTACTCCCAGCGGTCGATGACGGCGAGTTCGCCCGGCACCGGGATCTCCAGCACGGTGTCCTCTTGGGGAATCTCGAAGCGGCCGTGATCGACATCGGTGTTCGTGAACGCGGGTTCGATCTGCGATTTGGGGATGGCGTCGGGGAACGCCGACGCACCCTTGAGCGCGTCGCCACAGGCGATGTGGCCGGCTTCCTCGGCGTCCTTCCGCTCGATGACGACGGCGTCGTGGCCCGCCCGAGCGGCCGTCGCCGCGGCGTAGCAGCCGGACGTTCCGGCCCCGACGACGACGAAATCGTACTGCTGGGTAGTCATGCAAACGGCTCGACGCCCCACCGTGAAAACCTTTTTTCTGTCGGCGTCTCGATGCCGGAACCGATCGCAGACGGTTCGGCCCGATGACGAACCTATTAGTCGGTCAGCGGCGTCCCCGGTGACGTGAGCGAGTTCGGATTCACCACGACGGTCGAGCCCCGGTACAGCGACATCGACACCTACGAACACGTCAACCACGCCGTCCACGCGACGTACATGGAGCAGGCCCGGATGCGCTTTTTCCGGGACGCGGTGGGCCAACTCCGGATCGACACCGTGATCGTCAACCTCGAAGTCGACTACGAGCGCCCGATCCAACTGACCGACGAGGTCGAGATCGGCGTCGGCGTCGTCGAGATCGGCGAGACGAGCCTGACGCTGGCTTACGACATCCGCGCCGGCGGCGAGCCCGCGGCCTCGGGCCGAACGACGCAGGTGATCCTCGACGGCGGCGACCCGACCCCGATCCCCGAGGACTGGCTCGACGCCCTCGCGGAGCACCGTGTCGACGCCGAAGCGTAGTCAGTCGAGTCCGATCCGGGGACGATATTCAGTCGATCCCGACAGGACAGATTGTGATAAAGAGTTTTACGGAGGTCCTCCGTAGCGACCGAGTATGACCGACTACACCGTCGAGTTCGTCGGCACCGGCGAGGAGGTCACGGTGTCCGACA
This window contains:
- a CDS encoding class I SAM-dependent methyltransferase, encoding MREFSADYLSETREGMWDDSREALAPLDLDRWDSVLDVGCGTGELSAVLSEETGGEVVGVDADPSLLDVAGERVPTAAGDATRLPFADDSFDLVVCQALLINLPDPAAAVREFARVARHRVAAVEPDNGAVTVESSVDAESGLADRARRAYLDGVGTDVTLGGAGTRAAFEDAGIEDSTTRRYDHVQSVEPPYSERDIDAAKRKATGEGLADDLPTMLAGDLTEAEYDDLRSRWREMGREVVGQMADGEYRRRETVPFFVTVGSVEQSG
- a CDS encoding P-loop NTPase, whose protein sequence is MTGTVYAILGGKDDVGATATAVALGTSLAEQARRVAVIDADFAGDGVGATLGLGDADATLGDVVGGDADLDDALVETAHGLQVLPGDDAVPHPTDVRSHALVRAADRVRERFDIVLVDLGTTAGTAAAFALERVDGVVLTTTPANDAIAAVADAATVARYHGADVLGTAFTKVPDGTEIDHRAAADALDSDVLALVPEDGAVRESADAGTSLLRHDPDSPAAMVYWQLAERLAAGDFDGEPVAYEQPGASDATDPGVADETGANGSDSTARQDAAAESASESAEQTVGSGTDESPDSEPSETPVDEESPATAAAADEDAGEEPVAAVAPDGVAEEEPTTGDDDGDETPDDADGDDAGDDTAPDGIDSDGTADDATAATAEADNTTANEFSWDDGSASSSDDGDGSPAESNLQGSEEGAEAADSEHVDDGRRPDGTDQENEHTGDNDPTQAEDAAEEQTDDDEMEAAFKATMDKVREQREEESDDKEDTDDEDDSGGMFGIGG
- a CDS encoding DUF7095 family protein — its product is MDRSEALDRAAEIVDAVENEQMPVPVREVWVYGDVALGLDPIDRLDVYLAKDVLFGGDADRSEEFVDSHGIEGVGKSVRAEWAEEHPEHLRANANGHAAPEKCLAAHLLDDGEPIHLEVCNASFDDNVTRRLEGAKAREDWEKLLDPRAACLWAEGTRSDEAMRKLRESELPFPTLSESLEMLGLDEDDAEDAAQTLHEWRAEQEGATVRGDVV
- the msrB gene encoding peptide-methionine (R)-S-oxide reductase MsrB, whose translation is MSQESADDLPESDEEWRERLDDEEYRILREAGTEPKFSGDLLDVKDDGSFECAGCGQTLFDSDTKFNSNSGWPSFYDVADEDSVETRHDDSHGMSRTEVICSRCGGHLGHVFSDGPEPTGQRYCINSAALEFDPEESDS
- a CDS encoding bis(5'-nucleosyl)-tetraphosphatase, with translation MTVEATSAGAILFRDTRGRREYLLLKSRPGDWEFPKGGVEGDEELQQTAIREVTEEAGISDFRLLDGFRKDYDYVFEANGKTIHKTVHLFVAKSFEASAELSHEHRDLQWRDYEQAINTITQDGPREILEDAHVFLDEREEDEE
- a CDS encoding uS10/mL48 family ribosomal protein, producing the protein MTFVTKLRLQSGDRAVLDNEVEDIKSTAERKGAELRGPHSKTTQRMQVPLSKDTTGDGHLGSWDYTVYSREVEIVGHDELARRIAAREFPDPIHVEVEVEQITQVGSGA
- a CDS encoding PQQ-dependent sugar dehydrogenase, whose product is MRPRASRRRFLAIGVAAGAVGGAGCAAQQTGGPSDGDGADDGSQNTDAQLPNAVGVEPIVTGLEQPVDAAFAPDADRRYVVERDGVVYVHEADGLRETPFLDLRESIVTGGERGLLGLTLHPEFAQNRRLFVRYSAPVREGTPADYSHTGVLAEFRAAADGRSVEPGSERTILELPQPGPVHNAGDLAFGPEGLLYVPNGTSGGGEAAQNVSDNYLGCLLRIDVDAGGAGAYGVPEDNPLVGRAGREEYYAWGFRNPWRLSFDGDDLYVADVGHNRYEEVNLVEKGGNYGWNVKEGTHCFRAEECPDGTPEDVRGGEPFLDPIVEYPHSGAPVSGAAVIGGAVYRGSAVPELQGVYVFGDFQAQGRLFAATPSDADQWPTGVVEISEGDRLQYLLAFERYEGEVYALGTGRDGGGLFRIAASA
- a CDS encoding amidohydrolase; translation: MSTLSERDRLVELRRDLHRRPEPAWCEFYTTARIVEEIERIGVDDLYVGPDAIDADSRSAVPDDAELERWHAQAEAALAEREGSDPSILDQLRGGTTGAVAVLERGEGPTIGLRVDIDALPREEADGADHHPAAEGFRSIHDAMHACGHDAHATIGLGVLERIADSDFSGTFKLFFQPAEEVIGGGKAMANSGHLDDVDYLLAMHIGLDHPTGEIVAGIDDFLAVSHLTAEFRGESAHAGANPERGRNANQALAAAVQNLYAIPRHADGGTRVNAGRIEGGSASNIIAERATIEGEVRGETSELRDYVIAEAERVIENAAGMYDCESELHVGPSAPSAESDQALVDAVAAVAPGVAGVEQVVERAPLGGSEDATYLMREVQENGGLAAYVGVGTDHPGGHHTATFDVDEESLQIGVDVLADAVERIAET
- a CDS encoding plastocyanin/azurin family copper-binding protein — its product is MQRSSSRRRVLTAAGSVGLVALAGCSGSTDDTDDPENNEAAPVNESDDDGTENATDAGNDTTGDETPTMPEPVDWTGEDRGTVEVGPSGEFVFEPDAVRITPGTTVRWLWQSDLHNVVPVEQPDAADWAGEEDLYDDGHSYEFTFETLGTYEYVCEPHEGAGMRGWIVVED
- a CDS encoding geranylgeranyl reductase family protein is translated as MTTQQYDFVVVGAGTSGCYAAATAARAGHDAVVIERKDAEEAGHIACGDALKGASAFPDAIPKSQIEPAFTNTDVDHGRFEIPQEDTVLEIPVPGELAVIDRWEYGRLVIEGAEDAGAEFHYDTVVKDVNQDDDGRVTGVDAVRKGDPVTYEAEIVVDAAGALSILQDKADLDGATFDQNVNYSQFCSAYREIVHVDEPVEWDDALVFKPTERAAGYLWYFPRTDTEINAGLGFQMTEEPMQLVDDLKEDLREREEFEGAEVEDKLGAALPTRRPYDSAVAPGFVAVGDAAGHVNPTTGGGIAGAAYAGQYAAETAIDALANGGPTEEALWEYNERVMDHFGARYAALDVYNILSTAVDTDEMMSLLAALPGEKIAESLYAGSTSLSPSVVLKTAIKSFGHWGDIYNLYQTKQRADAILDHYESYPSSPEGFPAWQSRRDDLMDRVYETTGADPKY
- a CDS encoding acyl-CoA thioesterase, with the protein product MSEFGFTTTVEPRYSDIDTYEHVNHAVHATYMEQARMRFFRDAVGQLRIDTVIVNLEVDYERPIQLTDEVEIGVGVVEIGETSLTLAYDIRAGGEPAASGRTTQVILDGGDPTPIPEDWLDALAEHRVDAEA